In the Triplophysa dalaica isolate WHDGS20190420 chromosome 8, ASM1584641v1, whole genome shotgun sequence genome, TCATTTTGAACGGATCATGTGATTGTTTTTCACAGTGTCTTTGGTACTTGAATTATTCCTAAAACTTGCCAACCAGCATGTGCAATATCTCACATAGACTGCACCAAACAATAGATtatctgttttttaatgtttgtcaaTAGACAAAGCAGCGATGTCCGAAAGACAgttctttgtgttatttgtgtcaATATTCTGGTTAGCCATATATAAAGCAGctcatttgcttttttaatatatttgatgtttttcaatGTGAAACAAAGTATGTGTAAATGTCTCAAAGTCATTCTAAGTACCCTGTTATAAACCACTGTTTGccacacaacataaacaatttTTACACGACAAAATCTTCCGAACAAAATTCACACAATATgcttttgaaatgcttttattgATTTTAGGAGTATTTCAGAAAAAGATCAGAAAATTATAAAGGTACATGTTGTACAATCGAAGTATACTTGTAGAGAAGAGTAACTTCTTAACTGGGTTTTCGGCCACAAATGTAACCCATTCCAACTGAACAAGACTCATCATTCCAGCAACGGTTACCTTTAAGTCAAGATGAAAagcaaatttacattaaatatatgtGTAGTCAGGAttgatttgattaaaaaaaaactaaatgcaaCTCTTACCGCTGAAGTTTAGCTCCAGGCAATTCTCTGGACGGCGATAATTATTCGGTTCACCTCTGCACCAGTTGGTGTAGTCAAATCTAGCTCCATTACTCCACAGCCACTGTCCATCCTAATGAGTGAGAAGAGTCAATAGAGAGTTCACTACTGTATTCAGATTGCATTGATGATGTAATTTTCAAACTGAACATAAGTAATTATTGTATCGAATCgatagaatattttttttactaaaagcAAACATATGGTAAAAACGGACAAATTAGTCTGTTATCACTGCAGACTGACtgcttttatataaatgttatttatgtgttattaaattatttaccaCTTCACCATCATGACCGCCGATCCAAGCACGTGTGTTACTGGGCACCAGACTCAGTAGAAAGTCATTTTTCACTTTAGTGCGCACTGATGCCAGATTACCACCAAAGACTTGACAGATTTTCTAATAAAAGAGacatgttttaaatatcattCAAAATTCTTTTAGCTGCAATAATTGGAGGAAATGTAGCATTACTAGTTTAGTATTCATGAATAATCTTAAGAAACAGTACCTCAGCTGTGGCCCAGTTCACTGCCTGAGGGTAGAACCTGAAGCATTTTGCTCCAAAACGTTGCCATCCAACTGAGCAAGTTTTAGctacacaaaacattaaata is a window encoding:
- the LOC130427834 gene encoding galactose-specific lectin nattectin-like, yielding MAVIRGLVLLFLVSSLEYAAAQNNLCTQSQRGRSMPATPHRPPPRTTATPAKTCSVGWQRFGAKCFRFYPQAVNWATAEKICQVFGGNLASVRTKVKNDFLLSLVPSNTRAWIGGHDGEVDGQWLWSNGARFDYTNWCRGEPNNYRRPENCLELNFSGNRCWNDESCSVGMGYICGRKPS